In Nitrososphaerota archaeon, a genomic segment contains:
- a CDS encoding lipoate--protein ligase family protein, giving the protein MMTWRFLDTGEGDAYWNMALDEAILTLRIEDKVPSTLRVYTWKPSAVSIGYFQSLEEEVDLEACRALGVDVVRRITGGGAVYHEWGGELTYSFVAPEEELRAKRLFADIQGSYRVICEAIVEGLRKLGVNAEFKPVNDIVVNGKKISGNAQTRRRGVILQHGTILLKTDIPTMFKVLKVSKEKVSDKAIKAVEDRVTTIYREVSRNITLDDIKEALRRGFAEYFDVEVRASSPTQDELNLASEYRKRFSSWDWIAKR; this is encoded by the coding sequence ATGATGACTTGGCGCTTCTTAGATACTGGTGAAGGAGACGCGTACTGGAATATGGCGCTCGACGAAGCAATTCTCACACTACGCATAGAAGATAAGGTCCCTTCGACTCTGAGAGTCTACACGTGGAAACCTTCAGCGGTCTCAATAGGCTACTTCCAGAGCCTAGAAGAGGAAGTCGATCTTGAAGCGTGTAGAGCTCTTGGTGTCGACGTTGTACGCAGAATAACAGGAGGAGGCGCTGTATACCACGAATGGGGAGGAGAACTGACTTACAGTTTCGTAGCCCCTGAAGAGGAGCTCAGAGCAAAGCGCCTCTTTGCAGACATCCAAGGCTCTTACAGGGTCATTTGCGAGGCGATTGTAGAGGGGCTTAGGAAACTGGGTGTAAACGCTGAATTTAAACCTGTAAACGACATAGTGGTTAATGGGAAGAAGATTTCCGGTAATGCGCAGACGCGGAGACGTGGTGTTATTCTGCAGCACGGCACGATTCTGCTTAAAACAGATATCCCAACTATGTTTAAGGTTCTGAAGGTGAGTAAAGAGAAGGTTAGTGATAAAGCGATCAAGGCAGTTGAGGATAGAGTTACTACCATCTACCGTGAAGTTTCACGTAATATAACCTTGGATGATATCAAAGAGGCGCTCCGTAGAGGCTTTGCAGAGTACTTTGACGTTGAGGTAAGGGCGTCTTCGCCAACTCAAGATGAGCTGAATCTTGCTTCTGAGTATCGTAAACGTTTTTCCTCTTGGGATTGGATCGCAAAGAGGTGA
- a CDS encoding biotin--protein ligase — translation MKGGKLIKVTLEVEGDVIKNAKICGDFFLYPEDVIEHIEQALKGARSDSKLEQILAEVVKRSGAQLLGFSVDDIAAAIRLAFQSRLG, via the coding sequence GTGAAAGGTGGGAAGCTGATTAAAGTTACGCTTGAAGTAGAGGGTGATGTTATCAAGAACGCCAAGATATGTGGAGACTTCTTTCTCTACCCTGAGGATGTGATAGAACACATCGAGCAAGCGCTTAAGGGCGCGAGGTCAGACTCGAAATTGGAGCAGATACTTGCAGAAGTGGTAAAGAGGAGTGGAGCACAGCTCCTAGGCTTCTCCGTCGATGATATTGCTGCAGCTATACGGCTTGCGTTTCAGAGTAGACTCGGATAA